In the Carboxydothermus hydrogenoformans Z-2901 genome, GGGGCCAGCGTGCCCATAAATGCCCAGCCGTTGGTATTTCATTATAAGTTGGGAAAAATTGCTTTAGGACATAACGGCAATCTCGCCAACGTTTTGGAGTTAAAGAAAAATCTTCTGTCCCGGGGGGCAATTTTTCAGACCACTACCGACAGCGAAGTGATTTTAAATGTTATTGCCCAGTACGCCCAGACGGATTTGGTGGAAGGTATTTTAAAGGCGATGGTGGATTTAAAGGGAGCGTATTCTTTGGTGATTATGACCGAGAACCAATTAATAGGGGTGCGCGATCCCTGGGGTTTTAGGCCTTTGGTTTTGGGGAGATTTTACAACGGTTATGTTTTAGCTTCCGAGTCGGCAGCCCTTGATACCATTGGCGCTGAGCTTATTCGGGATGTGGAGCCGGGGGAAATTATCGTAATTGACGAAAACGGCCTTAAAAGTTATAAATTCCTGCAGGGCATGAAGCATTCCTTTTGCATTTTTGAATTCATCTATTTTGCCCGACCGGACAGCATTATTAATGGCTATCATGTAAACACCGTTCGCCGGAAAATGGGACAGGTTTTGGCCAAGGAATACCCGGTAAAGGCGGATTTGGTGGTGCCGGTGCCGGATTCGGGTACCGCCGCAGCCCGGGGGTATGCGGAGGCATCGGGGATACCTCTGGAAGAGGGGTTAATGAAAAATCGTTATGCCGGCCGCACTTTTATCCGGCCGAGCCAAAGAGAACGGGAAATTGGCGTGAAGTTAAAGCTAAACCCTATCCGGGAGGTTTTAAAGGACAAAAAGATTGTGGTTATTGATGATTCGATTGTCCGGGGGACGACCAGCAAGCAGATTATCGAGCTTTTAAGAGATGCCGGGGCCAGGGAAATTCATTTATTGTTAAGTTCGCCGCCGTTTATACGCTCCTGTTACTACGGTATTGATATTTCCCGTGACGATGAATTAATTGCGGCAAAATATTCGGTTGAGGAAATAAAAAACTATCTTGGGGCCGACGGACTTTATTATTTGTCTTTAGAAGGCTTACTTGGGATTTTTAAGGAACGGGATTTTTGTCTTGCTTGCTTTACCGGGGATTACCCGGTACCGATAAATTAATGGTGGGGGTAAGACCATGGAGGAGTTAACGTATAAAGCTGCCGGGGTCGATATCGATGCCGGCATGGATGTGGTCCGGCGCATTAAATCGGAAGTGGAGAAAACTTTAAACCCAAATGTTCTGGCCGGCATTGGCGGTTTTTCCGCCCTTTATTGTTTGGATGTTACGGGATATAACGAGCCGGTTTTAGTTTCATCGACCGATGGGGTGGGAACAAAGCTTAAGATAGCTCAGGCACTGGGAAAATACGACACCATAGGCATTGATTTGGTAGCGATGGTGGTTAACGATTTACTCACTGTGGGAGCTAAACCGCTGTTTTTCCTGGATTACGTTGCGGTGGGCAAGCTAAATCCGGAACAGGTGGCCGACTTGGTGAAGGGAATGGCGGAAGGCTGCCTTGAGGCAGACTGCGCCCTGGTTGGGGGAGAAACGGCGGAAATGCCCGGGGTTTACCATCCCGGAGATTTTGATATTGCCGGCTTTGGTGTGGGGGTTGTGGAAAAAAGCAAGATAATCGATGGAAGTTCCGTTAAAGCCGGTGATGTTATAATTGGCGTTGCTTCCTCGGGGATCCACAGTAACGGTTTAAGTCTTGCCCGAAAGGCTCTCTTGGAGTACGGTAACTATCATCTTACCGCTTATGTCGAGGAGTTTGGGAAAACCCTGGGGGAAGAACTTTTAACTCCTACCCGGATTTATGTAAAGCCAGTACTTGATTTAATGCAAAAGGTGGAGATAAAAGGTATGGCCCATATTACCGGCGGCGGGATTGTAGATAATCTTCCCCGGATTTTACCGGAAAAGGTAGAGGCGCGGATAACCGTGAACTGGGAAATACCAAAAATTTTTAAGTTAATTGAAAAGGCCGGGAATGTGCCGCGAAGGGAAATGTGGCGGACATTTAACATGGGCATTGGTTTTATTTTAATCGTGGAGGAGGCAAAGGTTCAGGAAGCAATTAAAACGTTAGAGAGTTTTAATTATAAGGCATGGGTAATTGGAGAAATTACCGCGGGGGAACGCAGGGTGATTATTAATGAATAGGGAGGAAGAAAATGTTAAACTTAGGGGTTTTGGCTTCGGGACGGGGGAGTAACTTTCAGGCGATTATTGATGCGATTGCGTGGGGAGTTTTGCCGGCAAAAATTAAAGTGCTGGTGACCGATAATCCTGAAGCTTACGCTATCGAACGGGCCAGGCGGGCAGGTATACCCTGGCATTACTTTGACCCGAAAGGTTTTAAAAATAAAGAGGAATACGAAAAGGAGATAGTGAAAACCTTACTTTCCTATGAAGTTGATACGGTGTGTCTTGCGGGCTACATGCGCTTAATTGGCAAACCTTTACTTTCTTCTTTTCCCATGAGGATTATTAATATCCATCCGGCGCTGCTACCGGCGTTCCCCGGGCTTCATGCCCAAAAGCAGGCTCTTGATTACGGGGTGAAAATTGCCGGCTGTACCGTGCATTTTGTCGATGAGGGGATGGATACCGGCCCCATTATTTTGCAGGCAGCGGTTCCGGTGTACGATGACGACAGTGAGGAAAGCTTAAGTGAGCGGATCTTAGAA is a window encoding:
- the purF gene encoding amidophosphoribosyltransferase; amino-acid sequence: MGFEIREECGVFGIYAPGHDVARLTYWGLFALQHRGQESAGIAVGDGRDINLHKGMGLVAEVFSEEKLDGLKGFVAAGHVRYSTTGASVPINAQPLVFHYKLGKIALGHNGNLANVLELKKNLLSRGAIFQTTTDSEVILNVIAQYAQTDLVEGILKAMVDLKGAYSLVIMTENQLIGVRDPWGFRPLVLGRFYNGYVLASESAALDTIGAELIRDVEPGEIIVIDENGLKSYKFLQGMKHSFCIFEFIYFARPDSIINGYHVNTVRRKMGQVLAKEYPVKADLVVPVPDSGTAAARGYAEASGIPLEEGLMKNRYAGRTFIRPSQREREIGVKLKLNPIREVLKDKKIVVIDDSIVRGTTSKQIIELLRDAGAREIHLLLSSPPFIRSCYYGIDISRDDELIAAKYSVEEIKNYLGADGLYYLSLEGLLGIFKERDFCLACFTGDYPVPIN
- the purM gene encoding phosphoribosylformylglycinamidine cyclo-ligase, yielding MEELTYKAAGVDIDAGMDVVRRIKSEVEKTLNPNVLAGIGGFSALYCLDVTGYNEPVLVSSTDGVGTKLKIAQALGKYDTIGIDLVAMVVNDLLTVGAKPLFFLDYVAVGKLNPEQVADLVKGMAEGCLEADCALVGGETAEMPGVYHPGDFDIAGFGVGVVEKSKIIDGSSVKAGDVIIGVASSGIHSNGLSLARKALLEYGNYHLTAYVEEFGKTLGEELLTPTRIYVKPVLDLMQKVEIKGMAHITGGGIVDNLPRILPEKVEARITVNWEIPKIFKLIEKAGNVPRREMWRTFNMGIGFILIVEEAKVQEAIKTLESFNYKAWVIGEITAGERRVIINE
- the purN gene encoding phosphoribosylglycinamide formyltransferase, which produces MLNLGVLASGRGSNFQAIIDAIAWGVLPAKIKVLVTDNPEAYAIERARRAGIPWHYFDPKGFKNKEEYEKEIVKTLLSYEVDTVCLAGYMRLIGKPLLSSFPMRIINIHPALLPAFPGLHAQKQALDYGVKIAGCTVHFVDEGMDTGPIILQAAVPVYDDDSEESLSERILEQEHRILVEALRLLSENRLLVEGRRVRILPDGGEGHGK